Proteins encoded in a region of the Pseudomonas viciae genome:
- the adk gene encoding adenylate kinase, translated as MRVILLGAPGAGKGTQAKFITEKFGIPQISTGDMLRAAVKAGTELGVKAKSIMDAGGLVSDDLIIALVKDRIAQADCANGFLFDGFPRTIPQAEALVTAGVELDHVVEIAVDDEEIVQRIAGRRVHEPSGRVYHTVYNPPKVAGKDDVTGEELVQRKDDTEETVRHRLSVYHSQTKPLVAFYQNLSTANGKPKYSHIPGVGSVDAITGKVLEALS; from the coding sequence ATGCGCGTCATTCTGCTGGGAGCTCCCGGGGCCGGTAAAGGTACTCAGGCAAAGTTCATCACCGAAAAATTCGGTATCCCGCAAATTTCCACTGGCGACATGCTGCGTGCCGCAGTCAAGGCTGGCACCGAGCTGGGCGTCAAGGCCAAGAGCATCATGGATGCCGGTGGCCTGGTGTCGGATGACCTGATCATCGCCCTGGTCAAGGATCGCATCGCTCAAGCCGATTGCGCCAACGGCTTTCTGTTCGACGGTTTCCCACGCACCATTCCCCAGGCCGAAGCCCTGGTGACTGCCGGTGTAGAGCTTGATCACGTGGTTGAAATCGCGGTCGACGACGAAGAGATCGTCCAGCGCATTGCCGGTCGTCGTGTCCACGAGCCGTCCGGCCGTGTCTACCACACCGTCTACAACCCACCGAAAGTCGCCGGCAAGGACGACGTCACCGGTGAAGAGCTGGTGCAGCGCAAGGACGACACCGAGGAAACCGTGCGTCATCGCCTGTCGGTCTATCATTCCCAGACCAAGCCGCTGGTGGCGTTCTACCAGAATCTGTCCACTGCCAATGGCAAGCCGAAGTACAGCCACATCCCGGGCGTTGGCTCGGTCGACGCGATCACTGGCAAGGTGCTTGAAGCGCTGAGCTGA
- the tsaB gene encoding tRNA (adenosine(37)-N6)-threonylcarbamoyltransferase complex dimerization subunit type 1 TsaB: MSTLLALDTATEACSVALLHDGKVTSHYEVIPRLHAQKLLPMIQQLLSDAGTTLQAVDAIAFGRGPGAFTGVRIAIGVVQGLAFALERPVLPVSNLAVLAQRALREQGVRQVAAAIDARMDEVYWGCYRETDGEMRLVGAEAVLPPEAAALPNEADGDWFGAGTGWGYGERIAVNLSGQDASMLPHAEDLLALARFAWERGEAIPADDAQPVYLRDKVATPKSER; this comes from the coding sequence ATGAGCACCTTGCTGGCCCTGGACACCGCGACTGAAGCTTGCTCCGTTGCCTTGCTGCACGACGGCAAGGTCACGAGCCATTACGAGGTGATCCCGCGCCTGCATGCGCAAAAGCTGTTGCCGATGATTCAACAATTGCTCAGCGATGCCGGGACGACTTTGCAGGCGGTGGATGCGATTGCCTTTGGTCGTGGGCCGGGGGCTTTTACCGGCGTGCGCATCGCCATCGGCGTGGTGCAGGGGCTGGCGTTTGCGCTGGAGCGGCCGGTGTTGCCGGTTTCCAACCTGGCGGTGCTGGCCCAGCGCGCCTTGCGCGAGCAGGGCGTGCGGCAAGTCGCGGCGGCCATTGATGCGCGCATGGATGAGGTGTACTGGGGCTGCTATCGCGAAACTGACGGCGAGATGCGCCTGGTCGGTGCCGAAGCGGTATTGCCACCCGAAGCCGCGGCTTTGCCAAACGAAGCCGATGGCGACTGGTTCGGCGCTGGCACCGGTTGGGGCTACGGCGAGCGAATTGCGGTCAACCTCAGCGGCCAGGACGCCTCGATGCTGCCCCATGCCGAAGACCTGCTGGCCCTGGCACGCTTCGCCTGGGAGCGCGGCGAAGCCATCCCGGCGGATGATGCCCAGCCGGTGTACCTGCGGGACAAGGTCGCAACGCCGAAATCCGAACGGTAA
- a CDS encoding DUF72 domain-containing protein, protein MVLPYYLGCPSWSENAWRDYLYPQDAKSSDFLNLYSQVFNAVEGNTTFYASPSAAIVQRWAETMPEHFRFTAKLPGDISHNGDLRERLTASETFVQLLSPLGERVSPFWLQLSKAFTPHRMAELAGFIDAFEQPLAVEVRHDEFFAKGDAERRLNRLLLDRGVERICLDPRALFSCTSTDPAVLHAQSKKPRVPPRPTAFTQCPQVRFIGHPVLEANEPFLTPWVEKIAGWIEEGRTPYIFLHTADNLLAAKLAQRFHTRLMTRLPGLPALPELYREPAAEQLGLL, encoded by the coding sequence ATGGTGTTGCCTTATTACCTGGGCTGCCCGTCCTGGAGCGAAAACGCCTGGCGCGATTATCTTTATCCCCAGGACGCGAAAAGCTCCGACTTCCTGAATCTCTATTCTCAAGTGTTCAATGCCGTGGAAGGCAATACGACCTTCTACGCCAGCCCGTCTGCGGCCATCGTGCAGCGCTGGGCCGAGACCATGCCCGAGCACTTTCGTTTCACTGCCAAGTTGCCCGGTGACATCAGCCACAATGGCGACTTGCGTGAACGCCTGACGGCCAGCGAAACCTTCGTGCAGTTGCTCAGCCCCTTGGGCGAGCGGGTTTCACCGTTCTGGCTGCAGTTATCCAAAGCCTTCACACCCCATCGAATGGCCGAGCTGGCGGGCTTTATCGACGCCTTCGAGCAGCCATTGGCGGTGGAGGTCCGTCACGATGAGTTCTTCGCCAAGGGCGACGCCGAACGACGCCTCAATCGCCTGTTGCTCGACCGTGGCGTCGAACGCATTTGCCTCGATCCCCGGGCCTTGTTCAGCTGCACCTCGACCGATCCTGCCGTGCTCCACGCGCAATCGAAAAAGCCCCGCGTACCACCCCGGCCAACGGCATTCACCCAATGCCCGCAGGTGCGCTTCATCGGTCATCCGGTGCTGGAGGCCAACGAGCCGTTCCTGACGCCCTGGGTGGAGAAAATCGCCGGTTGGATCGAAGAAGGGCGCACGCCTTATATCTTCCTGCACACCGCTGACAACCTGCTGGCGGCGAAACTCGCACAACGCTTCCACACTCGCTTGATGACTCGTTTGCCTGGCTTGCCGGCCCTGCCTGAGCTATATAGAGAGCCCGCCGCCGAGCAACTGGGTTTGCTCTGA
- a CDS encoding isocitrate lyase/PEP mutase family protein — protein MDAQTRRAQAFKALHEREGAFVIPNPWDAGSAKMLASLGFEALATTSAGHAFSLGRPDGALGLEDTLANVRAIVAVTDLPVAVDLENGFADAPQECARNLLRAAEAGAVGGSIEDATGREDSPIYCFEHAVARVKAAADAVRSLPYPFLLTARAENFLHGNPDLDDTIRRLKAFADAGADVLYAPGLSTAKQVLAVVQAVAPKPVNVLMSGALELTVAQLSELGVKRISVGSALALAAYGEFFRAAEEIQQQGTFTFTRRSMPFKQANQLFKG, from the coding sequence ATGGATGCGCAAACCCGTCGAGCCCAGGCGTTCAAAGCCTTGCACGAACGCGAAGGGGCTTTTGTCATTCCCAATCCATGGGATGCCGGTTCCGCCAAGATGTTGGCCAGCCTTGGCTTCGAGGCCCTGGCGACGACCAGTGCCGGCCATGCTTTTTCCCTGGGCCGGCCGGATGGTGCATTGGGGCTGGAAGACACCCTGGCCAACGTCCGGGCGATTGTCGCTGTCACTGACCTGCCGGTAGCGGTGGACCTGGAGAATGGTTTTGCCGATGCACCCCAGGAGTGCGCCCGCAACCTGCTACGTGCCGCAGAAGCTGGCGCGGTGGGTGGCTCGATCGAAGATGCCACGGGCCGCGAAGACAGCCCGATCTATTGCTTTGAGCATGCCGTGGCGCGGGTCAAGGCCGCCGCCGACGCCGTGCGCAGTTTGCCATACCCGTTCCTGCTGACCGCCCGGGCGGAAAACTTCCTGCATGGCAATCCCGACCTGGATGACACGATTCGTCGCCTGAAAGCTTTCGCCGATGCCGGTGCCGACGTGCTCTACGCCCCGGGCCTGAGCACCGCCAAACAAGTGCTCGCCGTGGTACAGGCCGTGGCGCCGAAACCGGTGAATGTGTTGATGTCCGGGGCGCTGGAGCTGACGGTCGCGCAATTGAGTGAGTTGGGCGTCAAGCGCATCAGCGTCGGCTCGGCCCTGGCCCTGGCCGCGTATGGCGAATTCTTCCGCGCTGCCGAGGAGATCCAGCAGCAGGGCACGTTTACCTTCACTCGCCGCTCGATGCCGTTCAAGCAGGCCAACCAATTATTCAAGGGTTGA
- a CDS encoding extensin family protein has protein sequence MRFLKGFAVLVLIVGCAALAVWRGWLSVPPQWNPWAPLDVNVAPNWLTRFKLMALRNDPQLCDQALATSGLRTVRQADSGVNTDCPLTNVLRVQGGEVALSSSFLASCPLAVAFALFERHALQPAAVAAYGQKVTRVDHLGSFACRNMYGRESGARSQHATASALDIAGFRLADGRSISVLRDWPKDNANARFLRQARDGACDMFSVVLSPDYNVAHRNHFHLDVGPWWICR, from the coding sequence GTGCGGTTTTTGAAAGGCTTTGCGGTATTGGTGCTGATTGTTGGCTGTGCAGCGCTGGCGGTATGGCGCGGCTGGCTGTCGGTGCCGCCCCAATGGAATCCTTGGGCGCCCCTGGATGTCAATGTGGCGCCCAACTGGTTGACCCGCTTCAAGCTCATGGCCCTGCGCAACGACCCGCAGCTATGTGACCAGGCCCTCGCCACCTCGGGGTTGCGGACCGTTCGCCAGGCTGACAGTGGCGTCAATACCGATTGCCCGCTGACCAATGTGCTGAGGGTGCAGGGTGGCGAGGTGGCGTTGAGCAGCAGTTTTCTTGCGAGCTGTCCGTTGGCGGTGGCGTTTGCGCTGTTCGAGCGCCATGCGTTACAGCCGGCGGCAGTGGCGGCCTATGGGCAGAAAGTCACGCGGGTCGATCACCTTGGCAGTTTTGCTTGTCGCAATATGTACGGTCGTGAAAGCGGGGCGCGCAGCCAGCACGCCACGGCCAGTGCGTTGGATATCGCCGGGTTTCGCCTGGCCGATGGCCGCAGCATCAGCGTGCTCAGGGACTGGCCAAAGGACAATGCCAATGCGCGGTTCTTGCGCCAGGCACGCGACGGCGCCTGCGATATGTTCAGTGTGGTCTTGAGTCCGGATTACAACGTGGCGCACCGCAACCATTTTCATCTGGATGTGGGGCCGTGGTGGATATGTCGCTGA